In Gemmatimonadota bacterium, the following are encoded in one genomic region:
- the selB gene encoding selenocysteine-specific translation elongation factor — protein MSHLTLGTAGHVDHGKSALVEALTGVHPDRLKEERDRGMTIDLGFAFMPLGDGREVPIVDVPGHERFLKTMVAGVSGIHLVLFVVAADEGVMPQTVEHLGTVRYMGVEAGIVVLTKCDLVDEEWLMLVEDDVKSLVTGSFLEDAPVVRVSSVTGQGIGRLKEIIEDRLVGLSVEDDAGYFRMPVDRVFSMKGFGTVIAGTVLSGSLSRDSDAELLPAGTPLRIRGMQTHNDTVERAVKGQRVALNVSNVRTADIQRGDELGAPGYLLPTMMTDATMQCLESLEEPLKNRQRVRLHKGTSETIGRLILLDRDELAPGETGYVQLRLEKPIVAERNERFIIRGFSSMRLLGGGRFVEVYPQKNRRFRRPVLDYLEAVTGAEPDVLIERVMGHAHGAQQLKSMEDLVRFTNLNAEVLEQSLMRLVERGELVRFPDHRYLHREGYAGLMDELVKLLEKMHRTQRLKETLPKDAPRQQLSWEPPNTVYDGLLNDLDAEGRIVLSGRSVRLATHTVKLNAREKRTLEAFEELGESVPPAVFNMNDLPQVMEDRSIIVKELQVDQDADADMIRSMAGYALDQEVFVEFADRQIMHHRALESVRQRLVAYLESHGTVRASEFRSHLGISRAHATALLDYFCDLGVTNRESGTHRLAQGD, from the coding sequence ATGTCTCATCTCACCTTAGGCACGGCCGGCCACGTCGACCACGGCAAGAGCGCCCTGGTGGAAGCGCTGACCGGCGTTCATCCCGATCGCCTCAAGGAGGAACGGGACCGGGGCATGACGATCGATCTCGGTTTCGCCTTCATGCCGCTGGGCGACGGGCGGGAAGTCCCCATCGTCGATGTCCCGGGCCACGAGCGGTTTCTCAAGACCATGGTCGCCGGAGTGAGCGGCATACATCTTGTTCTTTTCGTCGTGGCCGCGGACGAGGGCGTCATGCCCCAGACTGTCGAACACCTGGGTACGGTGAGATACATGGGGGTCGAAGCGGGCATCGTCGTCCTGACGAAATGCGACCTGGTCGACGAAGAGTGGCTGATGCTCGTGGAGGACGACGTGAAGTCGCTCGTGACCGGCTCGTTCCTGGAGGACGCACCGGTCGTCCGGGTTTCGTCGGTAACGGGCCAGGGGATCGGCCGGCTGAAGGAGATCATCGAAGACCGGCTGGTGGGACTGTCGGTCGAAGACGACGCAGGATACTTCCGCATGCCCGTGGACCGGGTGTTCAGCATGAAGGGCTTCGGAACGGTCATTGCCGGTACCGTCCTGTCGGGAAGCCTCTCGCGGGATTCGGACGCGGAATTGCTTCCGGCCGGGACGCCGCTCCGGATCAGGGGCATGCAGACCCACAACGACACCGTGGAACGTGCCGTCAAAGGACAGCGCGTCGCGCTGAACGTCTCGAATGTCAGGACGGCTGACATTCAGCGGGGCGATGAGCTGGGCGCGCCGGGTTACCTGCTCCCGACCATGATGACCGATGCCACGATGCAGTGTCTGGAGTCTCTGGAAGAGCCGCTGAAGAACAGGCAGCGCGTTCGCCTGCACAAGGGCACGAGCGAGACCATCGGCAGGCTGATCCTGCTCGACCGGGACGAACTCGCACCGGGCGAGACGGGTTACGTGCAGCTTCGCCTGGAGAAACCCATCGTGGCCGAACGCAACGAGCGCTTCATCATCCGCGGGTTCTCATCCATGCGGCTGCTCGGCGGCGGCCGGTTCGTGGAGGTCTATCCCCAGAAGAACCGCCGGTTCCGCCGGCCCGTGCTGGACTACCTGGAAGCGGTGACCGGCGCGGAACCGGATGTCCTGATCGAACGGGTCATGGGGCACGCACACGGCGCACAGCAACTCAAGTCCATGGAGGACCTCGTTCGCTTCACGAACCTTAATGCCGAAGTGCTGGAACAAAGCCTGATGCGGCTGGTGGAAAGGGGCGAACTCGTCCGGTTCCCGGACCACCGGTATCTGCACCGGGAAGGATACGCGGGCCTGATGGACGAACTGGTCAAACTGCTCGAAAAGATGCACCGCACCCAACGGCTGAAGGAAACGCTGCCCAAGGACGCCCCGAGGCAGCAGCTGTCCTGGGAACCTCCCAACACCGTCTATGACGGGTTGCTCAACGACCTCGACGCGGAAGGCCGGATCGTGCTGTCCGGCCGGTCGGTCCGGCTGGCCACCCACACGGTCAAGCTGAACGCCCGGGAAAAACGCACACTCGAGGCGTTCGAGGAACTGGGCGAGTCCGTACCTCCCGCTGTCTTCAACATGAACGATCTGCCGCAGGTCATGGAAGATCGGTCGATAATCGTGAAGGAATTACAGGTTGATCAGGACGCGGACGCGGATATGATTAGGAGCATGGCCGGGTATGCCCTGGACCAGGAAGTCTTCGTCGAATTCGCGGACCGGCAAATCATGCATCACCGGGCGCTTGAGTCGGTCAGGCAGCGCCTGGTGGCCTACCTGGAGTCCCACGGCACCGTGCGTGCGTCCGAGTTCCGCAGCCACCTGGGCATTTCCAGGGCGCACGCCACCGCGTTGCTGGACTACTTCTGCGACCTGGGAGTTACCAACCGGGAATCCGGCACCCACAGGCTGGCGCAAGGGGACTGA